The following are from one region of the Plasmodium gaboni strain SY75 chromosome 12, whole genome shotgun sequence genome:
- a CDS encoding hypothetical protein (conserved Plasmodium protein, unknown function) — protein MLNKLLPNIYKCKNLIEGKNLLLHFQYKRNYEANITKRSIRKLLHFFYKQVHPDLTSTLPEELKKKNSESLSVLNSYIDILSTEKNEENIFIERNIVFFKVFENKENKIIQGRYKHLVIKLHTLSNNLTENEKEKIIVKLIYDIKKAIAVDEEKGKDNINPDDYNMSFDDNINDKKYDREEKKDINLLWDNLTNYVKDTQALYQLSDEQVELINQRKNYFYYIKKKLLEKYGRIRHKKRRKLKIENIKHVANKIVLTKFPDVHQKYIKNNFDDINNYHQSYQIIQNGYDPSLLFFHKDLKEHNKIIALQNICGLNLKDDADKWLLESCLKLLKNHPIQIPIVICDEQKEIALSSTFGYIYVPFNFCFHDLFIFLQNNLDQARAIRKKILNTLDISF, from the exons ATGTTGAATAAACTTTTGCCGAATATCTATAAATGTAAGAATTTAATTGAAGGAAAAAATTTGTTACTTCATTTTCAATATAAAAGAAACTATGAGGCAAACATTACCAAAAGAAGTATAAGGAAGTTacttcattttttttataaacaaGTTCATCCAGACTTAACAAGTACATTGCCAGAAgaattgaaaaaaaaaaattcagAATCATTGAGTGttttaaattcatatatagatatattaagtactgaaaaaaatgaagaaaacatatttatagaGCGAAATATCGTATTTTTTAAAGtatttgaaaataaagagaataaaataattcaaGGGAGATATAAACATTTAGTAATAAAACTACACACCTTATCAAATAATTTGACAGAAAATgagaaagaaaaaattattgtaaagttaatatatgatataaaaaaagcTATAGCAGTAGATGaagaaaaaggaaaagataatataaatccTGATGATTACAATATGTCAtttgatgataatataaatgataaaaaatatgatagagaggaaaaaaaagatattaatttattatgGGATAATCTAACAAACTATGTAAAAGATACACAAGCTTTATATCAATTATCAGATGAACAAGTTGAATTAATAAATCAAAGGAAAaactatttttattatataaaaaaaaaattattagaaaaatatggaaGAATAAGACATAAGAAAAGAAGGAAACttaaaatagaaaatattaaacatGTTGCAAATAAAATTGTTCTAACTAAATTTCCAGATGTTcatcaaaaatatataaaaaataattttgacgatataaataattatcatcaaAGTTATCAAATAATTCAAAATGGATATGATCCATCCTTActattttttcataaagatttaaaagaacataataaaattatagctcttcaaaatatatgcggattaaatttaaaagatgATGCTGATAAATGGCTTCTTGAATCATGCCTCAaacttttaaaaaatcaCCCCATACAAATACCTATAGTTATTTGTGACGaacaaaaagaaattgCTTTATCTTCGACCTTTGGATATATATAc GTCCCTTTTAACTTTTGCTTTCATGatcttttcattttcttgCAAAATAACCTCGATCAAGCAAGAGCAATTAGAAAAAAG ATATTGAATACCTTGGATATATCCTTTTAA